The following are from one region of the Paenibacillus sp. genome:
- a CDS encoding amidohydrolase family protein: MQTARKEKQFIIDCDVHCAPKHPDEIRKHVPEAWKDRFMMSNRDLYNHPLYVIRTDAHPPGGGPPASDPDFLREQLVDEYGINHVIIVQRPFTNPIPYPAYATVLGNAFNDWLNETWLGEYNHDGVFKGSICVSTQDVPGAVREIERWAGHPHFVQVVTDSGATAAYGGQQFHPIFEACERHGLPFAMHAGADGIGISSIPSSGHPTHYIEWSSNHPLSYQSHLVSLLVEGVFDKFPGLKVVLVEGGVSWLAPLLWRLDSLYERFRSEVPWLKRKPSEYIRDHVRVSSQPIERPDKDKHLLRMLEFMDAEHVLMFSSDYPHWDFDDPNYAFPKLPAPLRHRIFFENARELYRL, from the coding sequence ATGCAGACCGCTCGGAAAGAAAAGCAATTTATTATCGATTGCGACGTGCACTGCGCGCCGAAGCATCCGGACGAAATCAGGAAGCATGTCCCCGAAGCCTGGAAAGATCGGTTCATGATGAGCAATCGGGACTTATACAATCACCCGCTGTACGTCATTCGAACCGACGCCCACCCGCCGGGAGGGGGACCGCCTGCTTCGGACCCGGATTTCCTGAGGGAACAGCTTGTAGACGAATACGGGATCAATCATGTCATTATCGTCCAGCGTCCCTTCACCAACCCGATCCCGTACCCAGCCTACGCGACCGTTCTTGGAAACGCATTCAACGATTGGTTGAACGAAACGTGGCTCGGCGAGTACAACCACGACGGGGTGTTTAAAGGGTCGATCTGCGTCTCCACGCAAGACGTTCCCGGCGCGGTTCGAGAAATCGAGCGCTGGGCGGGACATCCGCATTTCGTTCAGGTCGTGACCGATTCCGGGGCGACGGCGGCTTATGGCGGGCAGCAGTTCCATCCGATCTTCGAAGCGTGCGAACGGCACGGGCTGCCCTTCGCGATGCACGCGGGAGCGGACGGCATCGGCATCAGCAGCATTCCTTCCAGCGGCCACCCGACGCATTACATCGAATGGAGCTCAAATCATCCCTTATCGTACCAGTCGCATCTAGTGAGTTTGTTGGTCGAGGGCGTATTCGATAAATTTCCGGGCCTGAAGGTCGTGCTGGTCGAGGGCGGCGTGTCCTGGCTGGCTCCGCTGCTGTGGCGGCTCGATTCGCTGTACGAGCGCTTTCGTTCGGAGGTGCCGTGGCTAAAGCGCAAGCCGAGCGAATATATTCGCGACCACGTACGCGTCTCGTCGCAGCCGATCGAACGTCCCGACAAAGATAAACACCTGCTGCGCATGCTGGAGTTTATGGACGCGGAGCATGTGCTCATGTTTTCGTCCGACTACCCGCATTGGGATTTCGATGATCCCAACTATGCGTTCCCGAAGCTGCCGGCCCCGTTGCGGCACCGTATCTTCTTCGAGAACGCCAGGGAGCTGTACCGATTATGA
- a CDS encoding amidohydrolase family protein translates to MIIDCDVHVYPNDGEAIRSRLSQPWKHRFSLRGLLYYKVPAEAAAAAAAQAELGRSPEAMRTGHLEKHGITNALLVPTPHASANHDPDYAAAVASAYNEWLADEWLSKERNPDGAFKGTICVSHQDPAAAAKEIGRWAEHPHMVQVLMESGARAPFGQRHYYPIYEACSAAGLPLVIHPAGEAMGVNKPVWIGYPAHYLEYCASFSFAMQSHLTSLLTEGVFERFPNLRVVIAEGGIFWLAPMLWRLDQNWKALRSEVPWVKKLPSHYVMEHVRFATELDKGPSDAAAWEVLDMADAGRLLMFASNVPDGGPLDMKAALSQIPESRRGRILYDNAKEWYGKRVMALG, encoded by the coding sequence ATGATCATCGATTGCGACGTTCATGTGTATCCGAATGACGGCGAGGCGATCCGGTCGCGCCTGAGCCAGCCTTGGAAGCATCGCTTTTCGCTCCGCGGCTTGCTTTACTATAAGGTTCCCGCCGAGGCTGCGGCCGCTGCAGCGGCGCAGGCCGAGCTTGGCAGGAGCCCGGAAGCGATGAGAACGGGCCACCTGGAGAAGCACGGCATTACGAATGCGTTATTAGTTCCGACGCCGCATGCGTCCGCGAACCACGATCCGGATTACGCCGCGGCGGTCGCAAGCGCCTATAACGAATGGTTGGCGGATGAGTGGCTGTCGAAGGAACGCAATCCGGATGGGGCGTTCAAGGGGACGATCTGCGTATCCCACCAAGATCCGGCCGCGGCGGCGAAGGAGATCGGTCGATGGGCGGAGCATCCGCATATGGTGCAGGTGTTGATGGAGTCCGGCGCGCGCGCTCCGTTCGGGCAGAGGCACTATTATCCGATCTACGAGGCGTGCTCGGCCGCCGGCCTGCCGCTCGTCATCCATCCCGCCGGGGAAGCCATGGGCGTCAACAAGCCGGTGTGGATCGGGTATCCGGCTCACTATTTGGAGTACTGCGCGTCCTTCAGCTTCGCCATGCAATCGCACTTAACCAGCCTGCTGACGGAAGGCGTCTTCGAGCGATTCCCGAATCTTCGCGTCGTGATCGCCGAAGGCGGTATCTTCTGGTTGGCGCCGATGCTATGGCGGCTCGATCAAAACTGGAAGGCTCTCCGGTCCGAGGTTCCTTGGGTGAAGAAGCTGCCGAGCCATTACGTCATGGAGCATGTCCGGTTCGCGACGGAGCTCGACAAAGGGCCGAGCGATGCTGCCGCTTGGGAAGTGCTGGACATGGCCGACGCCGGTCGGCTGCTGATGTTCGCCTCGAACGTTCCGGACGGAGGGCCGCTTGACATGAAAGCCGCGTTATCCCAGATCCCGGAAAGCAGACGAGGCCGCATCTTATACGACAACGCCAAGGAATGGTACGGAAAGCGGGTGATGGCACTTGGGTAA
- a CDS encoding Rieske (2Fe-2S) protein: protein MGKHVLFPASELPVGDKRIVTVEGKSIGVFNVKGSYYAIKNVCPHQQAKLCEGEVMGIMLPSAPHQYVYGKDGEIIRCPWHGWEFDITNGKSVFDPHKCLVKSYDVQVLEYLSEDVAVLETYPVEVEAGWLVIDL from the coding sequence TTGGGTAAGCACGTGCTGTTTCCCGCCTCGGAGCTGCCCGTCGGCGATAAGCGAATCGTTACGGTGGAGGGCAAGTCGATCGGCGTGTTTAACGTCAAGGGCAGCTATTACGCCATAAAGAATGTATGCCCCCATCAACAAGCGAAGCTGTGCGAGGGCGAAGTGATGGGCATCATGCTACCCTCCGCGCCGCATCAATACGTTTACGGCAAGGACGGCGAAATCATCCGCTGCCCATGGCATGGATGGGAATTCGACATCACGAACGGGAAGTCGGTTTTTGATCCGCACAAATGTCTTGTAAAGTCTTACGACGTTCAGGTCTTGGAATATTTAAGCGAAGACGTGGCCGTGTTAGAGACGTACCCCGTTGAGGTCGAAGCGGGCTGGCTCGTCATCGACCTATAA
- a CDS encoding ABC transporter permease produces the protein MVQPLHTPTAPITPRKPEKYSPFSKQTFLREMAQRKYLYLFLLPAIVWYIIFYYIPIYGVTIAFKDFSIMKGVMDSPWVGFAHFETMFNSPDFARVLRNTLLISGLKLVFVYTSGIVLALLLNEIIHERFKKTIQSITYLPHFLSWVIIGSIMVELLSPSTGLVNQIILAFGGEPIYFLAERDWFVPILILSDVWQSCGWGSIIYLAAIAGIDQQLYEAATMDGAGRFQKMWHITLPSIANVIIIMMIFNIGNIMNAGFDQIFNLYNPRVYEVSDIIDTYVYRVGLVQMNFSFSTAVGLFKNVIGLVLVLLANKLANRFGQTGFW, from the coding sequence ATGGTCCAACCGTTGCACACGCCGACAGCGCCGATTACGCCGAGAAAGCCGGAAAAATACTCTCCTTTCAGCAAGCAGACGTTCCTCCGGGAGATGGCGCAGCGTAAATATTTGTACTTGTTTTTGCTGCCGGCCATCGTATGGTACATCATCTTTTACTACATCCCGATTTACGGTGTCACGATCGCCTTTAAAGATTTCTCCATCATGAAGGGCGTCATGGACAGCCCTTGGGTCGGCTTCGCCCACTTCGAAACGATGTTCAACTCGCCGGACTTTGCGAGAGTGCTGCGCAACACGCTGCTCATCAGCGGGCTGAAGCTGGTTTTCGTGTACACCTCGGGCATCGTGCTGGCGCTGCTCCTCAACGAAATCATTCACGAGCGTTTCAAGAAGACGATCCAAAGCATCACGTATTTGCCTCACTTCTTGTCTTGGGTCATTATCGGCAGCATCATGGTAGAGCTGTTGTCGCCTTCGACCGGTCTTGTGAACCAGATCATCCTGGCGTTCGGCGGCGAACCGATTTACTTCTTGGCCGAGCGGGATTGGTTCGTACCGATCCTGATTCTGTCGGACGTCTGGCAAAGCTGCGGCTGGGGCTCGATCATCTATTTGGCGGCCATTGCAGGGATCGATCAACAGCTGTACGAGGCAGCGACGATGGATGGGGCGGGACGTTTTCAGAAAATGTGGCACATTACCCTGCCGTCGATCGCGAACGTCATTATCATCATGATGATCTTTAACATCGGGAATATCATGAACGCGGGCTTCGATCAGATTTTCAATCTGTATAACCCAAGGGTGTACGAGGTCAGCGACATCATCGACACCTACGTGTACCGCGTTGGGTTGGTCCAGATGAATTTCAGCTTCTCGACCGCGGTCGGCTTGTTTAAGAACGTCATCGGTCTCGTGCTGGTGCTGCTCGCGAATAAGTTGGCGAACCGGTTCGGGCAAACCGGATTCTGGTAA
- a CDS encoding carbohydrate ABC transporter permease: MAAVGQQQRMKLFDYVNYTILIALSLSVVYPILYLLFLSLSSREGLVTGGNVWLWPQGFTWKAYTGFIDQTYIYTGYAYTIGRTVVGTFVGVLLMSLAGYSLSKKIMFKKSITFFFIFTMFFTGGLIPTYLLIKSLGLINNPLVYILAPPFLYNTFYMLILRNFFMTVPDSLEESAKIDGAGDLRIFFNIMVPLAAPAIATICLWVGVNHWNSWFDSIIYIQNADLQVIQVHIRKLVIEQSALLMSDAIDFTDQSDIPTPESMKAAAILITLIPILCVYPFVQRFFVKGVVMGAVKG; this comes from the coding sequence ATGGCGGCAGTAGGACAACAACAGCGTATGAAGCTGTTCGACTATGTGAACTACACGATCTTGATCGCGTTATCGCTTTCGGTCGTATACCCGATTCTTTATTTATTGTTCCTGTCCCTTAGCTCGCGCGAGGGGCTAGTGACGGGAGGCAACGTCTGGCTGTGGCCGCAAGGCTTTACTTGGAAGGCCTACACTGGCTTCATCGACCAGACGTACATTTATACGGGATATGCCTACACGATCGGGAGAACCGTCGTCGGCACGTTCGTCGGCGTGCTCCTGATGTCGCTGGCGGGCTACTCGCTGTCCAAGAAGATCATGTTTAAGAAATCGATCACGTTCTTCTTTATCTTCACGATGTTCTTTACCGGCGGCCTCATCCCGACGTATTTGCTCATCAAGTCGCTCGGGCTGATCAATAATCCGCTCGTCTACATTTTGGCGCCGCCGTTCCTGTACAACACGTTCTACATGCTGATTCTACGAAACTTCTTCATGACGGTTCCGGACAGTCTGGAGGAGTCGGCGAAGATCGACGGGGCGGGCGATTTGCGCATTTTCTTCAACATTATGGTGCCGCTCGCCGCACCAGCGATCGCGACGATCTGCCTGTGGGTCGGCGTGAATCACTGGAACTCGTGGTTTGATTCAATCATTTATATACAAAATGCCGATTTGCAGGTCATCCAGGTGCATATCCGCAAGCTCGTCATCGAGCAGAGCGCCTTGCTCATGAGCGACGCGATCGACTTTACCGACCAGAGTGACATTCCGACGCCGGAGAGTATGAAGGCCGCCGCTATACTTATCACGCTGATCCCGATTCTTTGCGTCTATCCGTTCGTGCAGCGGTTTTTCGTCAAGGGCGTCGTGATGGGCGCTGTGAAAGGGTAA